Proteins from one Bos indicus x Bos taurus breed Angus x Brahman F1 hybrid chromosome 19, Bos_hybrid_MaternalHap_v2.0, whole genome shotgun sequence genomic window:
- the KRT36 gene encoding keratin, type I cuticular Ha6 has protein sequence MASQFCSPIFSSGSIRGHCGATSGISRVSCVRSVGSCRGPSLAGSASSVRLGLSSLGSCLPGSFLSSGFHSSGFAGAGGWFCEGSFNGNEKETMQFLNDRLASYLEKVRQLERENAELESRIREWYESQAPYICPDYQCYFKTIEELQQKILLTKADNARLVLQIDNAKLAADDFRTKYETELGMRQLVEADTNGLRRILDELTLCKADLEMQVESLKEELICLKKNHEEEVNTLRCQLGDRLNVEVDAAPPVDLNKILDEMRCQYETLVENNRRDVEAWFNTQTEELNQQVVSSSEQLQCCQTEIIELRRNVNALEIELQAQHSMRNSLESTLAETEARYSSQLAQMQGLIGNVEAQLAEIRCDLERQNQEYQVLLDVKARLESEIATYRRLLEGEDCKLPAHPCATECKPAVRVPYVSTGPCAPAPQLSTQIRTITEEIRDGKIISSREHVQPL, from the exons ATGGCTTCCCAGTTCTGCTCCCCGATCTTCTCCTCTGGGTCTATCAGGGGCCACTGTGGTGCAACCAGCGGCATCTCTCGGGTGTCCTGTGTCCGCTCCGTGGGCTCCTGCAGGGGGCCCAGCCTTGCTgggtcagcctcctctgtcaggCTGGGCCTCTCCAGCCTTGGGAGCTGCTTGCCTGGTTCCTTCCTGTCCTCTGGGTTCCATTCCTCTGGCTTTGCCGGGGCCGGGGGCTGGTTCTGCGAGGGCTCCTTCAATGGCAACGAGAAGGAGACCATGCAGTTCCTGAACGATCGCCTGGCTAGCTACCTGGAGAAGGTGCGGCAGCTGGAGCGGGAGAATGCGGAGCTGGAGAGCCGCATCCGCGAGTGGTACGAGTCTCAGGCCCCGTACATCTGCCCCGACTACCAGTGCTACTTCAAGACCATTGAGGAGCTCCAGCAGAAG ATCCTGCTGACCAAGGCTGACAATGCCAGGCTGGTCCTGCAAATTGACAACGCCAAGCTGGCTGCCGACGACTTCCGGACCAA GTATGAGACGGAGCTGGGCATGCGGCAGCTGGTGGAGGCCGACACCAATGGCCTGCGCCGGATCCTGGACGAGCTGACCCTGTGCAAGGCTGACCTGGAGATGCAGGTGGAGTCTCTGAAGGAGGAGCTGATATGTCTCAAGAAGAACCATGAGGAG GAAGTCAATACACTCCGATGCCAGCTTGGGGACCGGCTGAATGTGGAGGTGGATGCTGCTCCCCCGGTGGACCTCAACAAGATCCTGGATGAGATGAGATGCCAGTATGAGACCCTAGTGGAGAATAACCGCAGAGATGTGGAGGCCTGGTTCAACACCCAG ACCGAGGAGTTGAACCAGCAGGTGGTGTCCAGTTCAGAGCAGCTGCAGTGCTGCCAGACAGAGATCATCGAGCTGAGACGCAACGTCAATGCCCTGGAGATCGAGCTGCAGGCTCAGCACAGCATG CGGAATTCCCTAGAATCCACCCTGGCAGAGACTGAGGCCCGCTACAGCTCCCAGCTGGCCCAGATGCAGGGCCTGATTGGCAATGTGGAGGCTCAGCTGGCTGAGATTCGCTGCGACCTGGAGCGGCAGAACCAGGAGTACCAGGTGCTGCTGGATGTCAAGGCCCGGCTGGAGTCAGAGATCGCCACCTACCGCCGCCTGCTCGAGGGAGAAGACTGCAA GCTGCCTGCCCATCCTTGTGCCACGGAATGCAAGCCTGCTGTTAGAGTTCCTTACGTCTCAACCGGTCCCTGTGCCCCGGCCCCCCAGCTCAGCACCCAGATCCGCACCATCACAGAGGAGATCAGAGATGGGAAGATCATTTCTTCCAGGGAGCACGTGCAGCCGCTGTAA